The following coding sequences are from one Acomys russatus chromosome 16, mAcoRus1.1, whole genome shotgun sequence window:
- the P2rx1 gene encoding P2X purinoceptor 1 produces the protein MARRLQDELSAFFFEYDTPRMVLVRNKKVGVIFRLIQLVVLVYVIGWVFVYEKGYQTSSSLISSVSVKLKGLAVTQLQGMGPQVWDVADYVFPAQGDSSFVVMTNFIVTPQQVQGHCAENPEGGICQDDSGCTPGKAERKAQGIRTGNCVPFNDTVKTCEIFGWCPVEVDDKIPSPALLHEAENFTLYIKNSISFPRFKVNRHNLVEEVNGTYMKKCLYHKTLHPLCPVFSLGYVVRESGQDFRSLAEKGGVVGITIDWECDLDWHVRHCKPIYQFHGLYGEKNLSLGFNFRFARYFVQNGTNRRHLFKVFGIRFDILVDGKAGKFDIIPTMTTIGSGIGIFGVATVLCDLLLLHILPKRHYYKQKKFKYAEDMGPEEGGHDPAATSSTLVLQENMRTS, from the exons ATGGCTCGGCGGCTGCAGGATGAACTGTCAGCCTTCTTCTTTGAGTATGACACTCCCCGGATGGTGCTGGTGCGAAACAAGAAGGTGGGCGTCATTTTCCGTCTGATCCAGTTGGTGGTTCTGGTCTACGTCATTGG GTGGGTGTTCGTCTATGAGAAGGGATACCAGACTTCAAGCAGCCTCATCAGCAGCGTGTCAGTGAAACTCAAGGGCCTGGCTGTGACCCAGCTCCAGGGCATGGGGCCCCAGGTCTGGGATGTGGCTGATTATGTCTTCCCAGCACAG GGGGACAGCTCCTTTGTAGTTATGACCAATTTCATCGTGACCCCTCAGCAGGTTCAAGGCCACTGTGCAGAG AACCCAGAAGGTGGCATATGCCAGGATGACAGTGGCTGCACTCcaggaaaagcagaaaggaaagccCAAG GTATTCGCACAGGCAACTGTGTGCCCTTCAATGACACTGTGAAGACCTGTGAGATCTTTGGCTGGTGTCCCGTAGAGGTGGATGACAAGATCCCAAG CCCCGCTCTTCTCCACGAGGCTGAGAACTTCACCCTCTACATCAAAAACAGCATCAGCTTTCCACGCTTCAAGGTCAACAG GCACAACCTGGTGGAGGAAGTGAATGGCACCTACATGAAGAAATGCCTCTATCACAAGACTCTTCACCCACTGTGCCCAGTCTTCAGCCTCGGCTATGTGGTGCGAGAGTCAGGCCAGGACTTCCGCAGCCTGGCTGAGAAG GGCGGAGTGGTTGGCATCACCATCGACTGGGAATGTGACCTGGATTGGCATGTGCGGCACTGCAAACCCATCTACCAGTTCCACGGACTGTATGGGGAGAAAAATCTGTCTCTAGGATTCAACTTCAG atttgCCAGGTACTTTGTGCAGAATGGGACCAACCGTCGTCACCTCTTCAAGGTGTTTGGGATTCGCTTTGACATCCTCGTGGATGGCAAG GCCGGGAAGTTTGACATCATCCCTACTATGACTACCATTGGCTCCGGGATTGGCATCTTTGGAGTG GCCACAGTCCTTTGTGACCTCCTATTGCTTCACATCCTGCCCAAGAGGCACTACTACAAGCAGAAGAAGTTCAAGTATGCGGAGGACATGGGGCCTGAAGAG GGTGGACATGACCCCGCGGCCACCAGCTCTACTCTGGTCCTGCAGGAGAACATGAGGACCTCCTGA